In Mycolicibacterium mucogenicum DSM 44124, the following are encoded in one genomic region:
- a CDS encoding carboxymuconolactone decarboxylase family protein yields MDELRAKGLAKMNEVYGWEMPNIEGDPYFDLTVDHLFGTIWSKPGLSMREKRLMTFTCVTAVGSQDLAEIQINAALLNEEFTEAELKDIGIFLTQYLGFPLGSAFNGAVSKVVARRRKAAEKGVAEDRKANVNAAVRMNTGSELDDK; encoded by the coding sequence ATGGACGAGCTGCGAGCCAAGGGCCTGGCGAAGATGAACGAGGTCTACGGCTGGGAGATGCCCAACATCGAGGGCGACCCGTACTTCGACCTCACCGTGGATCACCTGTTCGGCACCATCTGGAGCAAGCCCGGCCTGTCCATGCGGGAGAAGCGGCTGATGACGTTCACGTGCGTCACCGCCGTCGGCTCGCAGGACCTGGCCGAGATCCAGATCAACGCCGCCTTGCTCAACGAGGAATTCACCGAGGCCGAGCTCAAGGACATCGGCATCTTCCTGACCCAGTACCTCGGCTTCCCACTCGGTTCGGCGTTCAACGGCGCGGTGTCCAAGGTGGTTGCCAGACGGCGTAAGGCGGCCGAGAAAGGCGTGGCGGAGGATCGCAAGGCCAACGTCAACGCCGCGGTCAGGATGAACACCGGGAGCGAGCTCGATGACAAGTAG
- a CDS encoding alpha/beta hydrolase: MMAAMAELSRRAVLRLGAGAAAGAAGAFALGSTSGRPTVTANPVTMTSVGVPLAPPPAVADPAPTYVTGSFVSQARGGISTNWAIARPPGQTAPLRPVIALHGKGSDAATVMAGGVEQGLAQAVSAGLPPFAVVAVDGGGGYWHKRASGEDSGAMVLDELIPMLASQGLDTSRVGFLGWSMGGYGALLLGARLGAARTAAICAVSPALWTSSGATAPGAFDGAADYAANSVWDLPGLAGIPIRIDCGDSDPFYSATKQFIAQLPNGAAGGFSPGGHDGSFWSAQLPAEISWLAPLLVQ; encoded by the coding sequence ATGATGGCGGCCATGGCAGAGCTGAGCCGACGCGCCGTCCTCCGTCTCGGAGCCGGCGCCGCCGCAGGGGCCGCCGGCGCGTTCGCGCTGGGGTCGACGTCGGGCCGCCCGACGGTCACCGCGAACCCGGTGACCATGACGAGCGTCGGGGTGCCGCTGGCGCCGCCTCCGGCCGTCGCGGATCCGGCGCCGACCTACGTGACCGGTTCCTTCGTCTCGCAGGCCCGCGGCGGCATCTCGACCAACTGGGCCATCGCCCGCCCGCCGGGCCAGACCGCCCCGCTGCGGCCCGTTATCGCGCTGCACGGCAAAGGCAGCGACGCCGCGACAGTGATGGCCGGCGGTGTCGAGCAGGGGCTGGCACAGGCCGTGTCCGCGGGGCTGCCGCCGTTCGCGGTTGTCGCCGTCGACGGTGGGGGCGGCTACTGGCACAAGCGGGCGTCCGGCGAGGATTCCGGCGCGATGGTGCTCGACGAGCTGATCCCGATGCTGGCCTCGCAGGGCCTCGACACCTCGAGGGTGGGTTTTCTCGGCTGGTCCATGGGCGGCTACGGCGCGCTGCTGCTGGGCGCCCGGCTGGGCGCGGCCCGCACCGCGGCGATCTGCGCCGTCAGCCCGGCGTTGTGGACGTCATCGGGCGCGACGGCCCCGGGCGCGTTCGACGGCGCGGCCGACTACGCGGCCAACTCGGTGTGGGATCTGCCCGGGCTGGCCGGTATCCCGATCCGCATCGACTGCGGTGACAGCGACCCGTTCTACTCGGCGACCAAACAGTTCATCGCGCAGCTGCCGAACGGCGCGGCGGGTGGCTTCTCTCCCGGCGGGCACGACGGCTCGTTCTGGAGCGCGCAGCTGCCGGCCGAGATTTCCTGGCTCGCCCCGCTCCTCGTCCAGTGA
- the purD gene encoding phosphoribosylamine--glycine ligase produces MRVLVIGSGAREHALLLALSRDPQVDYLAVAPGNAGTSAVAEQHDVDITAADEVVALAKKLTADLVVIGPEVPLVLGVADALRAAGIATFGPSKDAARIEGSKAFAKDVMSAAGVRTATSEIVDNPAHLDAALDRFGPPAGQQAWVVKDDGLAAGKGVVVSADREAARAHAAELLESGHPVLLESFLDGPEVSLFCVVDGETVVPLLPAQDFKRVGDNDSGPNTGGMGAYTPLPWLPAAVVEQIVDEVVKPVAAELVRRDSSFSGLLYAGLAITSNGPAVVEFNCRFGDPETQAVLALLQTPLGTLLNAAATGTLDAIGPLQWQDGSAVTVVVAAENYPGRPRVGDVITGSETAGVLHAGTTRRDDGSVVSSGGRVLSVVGTGADLAAARAEAYRIIESIRLPGSHFRTDIGLAAAEGRISL; encoded by the coding sequence GTGCGCGTCCTCGTGATCGGCTCCGGTGCCCGTGAACATGCCCTGCTGCTCGCCCTGAGCCGCGACCCCCAGGTGGACTACCTGGCCGTCGCTCCCGGCAATGCCGGTACCTCCGCCGTCGCCGAGCAGCACGACGTCGACATCACCGCCGCCGACGAGGTCGTCGCGCTGGCCAAGAAGCTGACGGCCGACCTGGTCGTGATCGGACCCGAGGTTCCGCTGGTGCTCGGTGTCGCCGACGCGCTGCGGGCAGCCGGCATCGCAACCTTCGGGCCGTCCAAGGACGCCGCCCGCATCGAAGGCTCCAAGGCGTTCGCCAAGGACGTCATGTCCGCCGCCGGCGTTCGCACCGCGACGAGCGAGATCGTCGACAACCCCGCCCACCTCGATGCCGCCCTGGACCGCTTCGGCCCGCCCGCCGGCCAGCAGGCCTGGGTCGTCAAGGACGACGGTCTGGCCGCCGGCAAGGGCGTCGTCGTCTCCGCCGACCGCGAGGCCGCCCGCGCCCACGCCGCCGAACTGCTCGAATCCGGCCACCCGGTGCTGCTCGAGTCGTTCCTCGACGGGCCCGAGGTGTCGCTGTTCTGCGTCGTCGACGGCGAGACCGTGGTGCCGCTGCTGCCCGCGCAGGATTTCAAGCGCGTCGGCGACAACGACAGCGGACCCAACACCGGTGGCATGGGCGCCTACACGCCGCTGCCGTGGCTGCCCGCCGCGGTTGTCGAGCAGATCGTCGATGAGGTCGTCAAACCCGTTGCCGCGGAACTGGTCCGGCGTGACAGCTCCTTCTCGGGCCTGCTGTACGCGGGCCTGGCCATCACCTCGAACGGTCCGGCCGTCGTCGAATTCAACTGCCGCTTCGGCGATCCCGAGACCCAGGCGGTCCTGGCGCTGCTGCAGACGCCGCTGGGCACGCTGCTGAACGCCGCCGCCACCGGAACCCTGGACGCGATCGGTCCGCTGCAGTGGCAGGACGGTTCGGCCGTGACGGTCGTCGTCGCCGCCGAGAACTACCCGGGACGCCCCCGCGTCGGCGACGTCATCACCGGATCGGAGACCGCGGGCGTGCTGCACGCGGGCACCACGCGCCGCGACGACGGCAGCGTCGTCTCCTCCGGCGGCCGGGTGCTGTCGGTGGTCGGTACCGGTGCGGACCTGGCGGCCGCGCGCGCCGAGGCCTACCGGATCATCGAGTCGATCCGCTTGCCGGGCAGCCACTTCCGCACCGACATCGGCCTCGCCGCCGCCGAAGGCCGCATCTCCCTCTAG
- a CDS encoding cytochrome P450 translates to MTITKEVQRVSGGAEEHGHLEEFRTDPIGLMQRVRDECGDVGWFQLADKQVVLLTGAEANEFFFRSSDSELNQAEAYPFMTPIFGEGVVFDADPERRAEMLHNTALRGEQMKGHAATIEREVRRMTENWGESGEIDLLEFFSELTIYTSTACLIGPKFRNQLDSRFANYYHLLERGTDPLCYVDPYLPIESFRIRDEARANLVELVQEVMNGRIANPPTDKSDRDLLDVLVSIKDEEGNLRFSANEVTGMFISLMFAGHHTSSGTSSWTLIELLRHPDFYAKVQQELDDLYSDGQEVSFHALRQIPNLDNALKETLRLHPPLIILMRVAQDEFEVAEHPIHKGQMVAASPAISNRIPEDFPDPDAFNPNRYEKPRQEDLLNRWTWIPFGAGKHRCVGAAFAQMQIKAIFSVLLREYEFEMAQPPESYQNDHSKMVVQLARPATVRYRKRA, encoded by the coding sequence ATGACCATTACCAAAGAGGTTCAACGGGTTTCGGGTGGTGCCGAGGAGCATGGTCACCTGGAGGAGTTCCGCACCGACCCGATCGGCCTGATGCAACGCGTCCGCGACGAGTGCGGTGACGTCGGCTGGTTCCAGCTGGCCGACAAGCAGGTGGTGCTGCTGACGGGCGCCGAGGCCAACGAGTTCTTCTTCCGCTCCAGCGACAGTGAGCTCAACCAGGCCGAGGCCTACCCGTTCATGACCCCCATCTTCGGTGAGGGCGTGGTGTTCGACGCCGACCCCGAACGCCGTGCCGAGATGCTGCACAACACCGCGCTGCGCGGCGAGCAGATGAAGGGCCATGCCGCGACCATCGAGCGCGAGGTCCGGCGGATGACCGAAAACTGGGGCGAATCCGGGGAAATCGATCTGCTCGAGTTCTTCTCCGAGCTCACCATCTACACCTCCACGGCCTGCCTGATCGGCCCGAAGTTCCGCAACCAGCTCGATTCGCGGTTCGCGAACTACTACCACCTGCTCGAGCGCGGCACCGATCCGCTGTGCTACGTCGACCCGTACCTGCCCATCGAGAGCTTCCGCATCCGCGACGAGGCCCGGGCCAACCTGGTCGAGCTGGTGCAGGAGGTCATGAACGGCCGAATCGCCAACCCGCCCACGGACAAGAGCGATCGCGACCTGCTGGACGTCCTCGTGTCGATCAAGGACGAAGAGGGCAATCTGCGCTTCAGCGCCAACGAGGTCACCGGCATGTTCATCTCACTGATGTTCGCCGGACACCACACCAGCTCGGGCACGTCGTCGTGGACGCTGATCGAACTGCTGCGCCACCCCGACTTCTACGCCAAGGTCCAGCAGGAGCTCGACGACCTCTACTCCGACGGCCAGGAGGTGAGTTTCCATGCGCTGCGCCAGATTCCGAACCTGGACAACGCCCTGAAGGAGACACTGCGCCTGCACCCGCCGCTGATCATCCTGATGCGTGTCGCGCAGGACGAGTTCGAAGTCGCCGAGCACCCGATCCACAAGGGCCAGATGGTGGCGGCCTCACCGGCGATCTCCAACCGGATTCCCGAGGACTTCCCCGACCCCGACGCCTTCAACCCGAACCGGTACGAGAAGCCGCGTCAGGAAGACCTGCTGAACCGGTGGACCTGGATCCCGTTCGGCGCCGGCAAGCACCGCTGCGTGGGCGCCGCCTTCGCGCAGATGCAGATCAAGGCCATCTTCTCGGTTCTGTTGCGCGAGTACGAGTTCGAGATGGCTCAGCCCCCGGAGAGCTACCAGAACGACCACTCCAAGATGGTCGTCCAGCTGGCCCGGCCCGCCACCGTCCGCTACCGGAAGCGCGCCTGA
- a CDS encoding cytochrome P450: MELLIDPYSYDFHEDPYPYYRRLRDEAPIYRNDKLNFWALSRHEDVLRGFRNSTALSNKHGVSLDPISRNDEAHRVMSFLALDDPAHLRLRTLVSKGFTPRRIRELEGRVTEIAVQHLNEALQHNTFDYVDDFAGKLPMDVISELMGVPQEDRVRIRALADGVMHREDGTADVPASAMAASGELLMYYADMVKQRRKSLSDDLTSALVEAEIDGDKLTDDEIMAFLFLMVIAGNETTTKLLANAAYWGYQNPDQLAPVFDDHELISPWIEETLRYDTSSQLLARAVVEDLEFYGTTVPAGDVLILLAGSANRDERVFEAPDEYRIGRDIGSKLVSFGSGAHFCLGAHLARMEARVALTELFKRIRGYEVDEDNCVRVHSSSVRGFAHLPMTVKAR, from the coding sequence GTGGAGCTGCTGATCGACCCGTACAGCTACGACTTCCACGAGGACCCGTACCCGTACTACCGGCGCCTGCGGGACGAGGCGCCGATCTACCGTAACGACAAGCTCAACTTCTGGGCCCTGTCCCGCCACGAGGACGTGCTGCGCGGTTTCCGGAACAGCACCGCGCTGTCCAACAAGCACGGCGTCTCGCTGGATCCGATCTCGCGCAACGACGAAGCCCACCGCGTGATGTCCTTCCTGGCCCTTGACGATCCGGCGCACCTGCGGCTGCGCACCCTGGTCTCCAAGGGCTTCACGCCGCGTCGCATCCGCGAGCTGGAAGGCCGGGTCACCGAGATCGCCGTCCAGCATCTCAATGAAGCGCTGCAGCACAACACCTTTGACTACGTCGACGATTTCGCGGGCAAGCTGCCGATGGACGTCATCAGCGAGCTGATGGGCGTCCCACAAGAAGACCGCGTGCGCATCCGCGCACTGGCCGACGGCGTGATGCATCGCGAAGACGGGACGGCCGACGTCCCGGCGTCTGCCATGGCCGCATCGGGTGAGCTGCTGATGTACTACGCCGACATGGTCAAGCAGCGCCGCAAGAGTCTGTCCGACGACCTCACCTCGGCGCTGGTGGAAGCCGAGATCGACGGCGACAAGCTCACCGACGACGAGATCATGGCATTCCTGTTTCTCATGGTCATCGCCGGCAACGAGACAACCACGAAACTACTTGCCAATGCGGCTTATTGGGGATACCAGAACCCCGACCAGCTGGCGCCGGTCTTCGACGACCACGAGCTGATCTCGCCGTGGATCGAGGAGACGCTGCGCTACGACACCTCCAGCCAGCTCCTGGCCCGGGCCGTCGTCGAGGACCTCGAGTTCTACGGCACCACCGTCCCCGCCGGTGACGTGCTGATTCTGCTGGCCGGCTCGGCCAACCGCGACGAGCGGGTGTTCGAGGCGCCCGACGAATACCGCATCGGCCGTGACATCGGTTCGAAGCTCGTGAGTTTCGGCAGCGGCGCGCACTTCTGCCTGGGCGCTCACCTGGCCCGCATGGAGGCCCGGGTCGCCCTCACCGAACTGTTCAAACGTATCCGCGGCTACGAGGTCGACGAGGACAACTGCGTCCGCGTCCACTCGAGTTCCGTACGCGGATTTGCCCATCTCCCAATGACAGTGAAGGCACGCTAA
- a CDS encoding aldehyde dehydrogenase, with protein sequence MTLLGDGESRLLIDGKLVPGSRGTFPTVNPATEEVLGVAADATVGDMMDAIDAARRAFDETDWSTNVELRVRCLRQLQQAMRDHADELRELTISEVGAPRMLTAGAHLDGPIEDLSFAADTAESYQWTTDLGHATPQGIPTNRTIAREAVGVVGAITPWNFPHQINLAKVGPALAAGNTLVLKPAPDTPWVAAVLGELITQHTDFPAGAINIVTSRDHGVGALLSKHADVDMVSFTGSTATGRAVMTDAAETIKKVFLELGGKSAFLVLDDADVAAACAMAAFTASMHAGQGCAITTRLVVPRARYDEAVAAAAGTMGGIKPGDPSSPRTVCGPVISARQRDRVQGYLDLALQEGGTFACGGGRPADRDKGFFIEPTVIAGLDNSARVAREEIFGPVLTVIAHDGDDDAVRIANDSPYGLSGTVFSADPQRAAGVAARLRVGTVNVNGGVWYSADAPFGGYKQSGNGREMGIAGFEEYLETKCIATLAT encoded by the coding sequence ATGACCTTGTTGGGTGACGGCGAAAGTCGCCTTCTCATCGACGGAAAATTGGTGCCGGGTTCGCGAGGCACGTTCCCGACCGTCAATCCCGCGACCGAGGAAGTCCTCGGGGTGGCGGCCGATGCCACGGTCGGCGACATGATGGACGCCATCGACGCCGCCCGCCGGGCTTTCGACGAGACCGACTGGTCCACCAACGTGGAGCTTCGCGTGCGGTGTCTGCGGCAGCTACAGCAGGCCATGCGCGACCACGCCGATGAATTGCGCGAACTGACCATCTCGGAGGTCGGCGCACCCCGGATGCTGACCGCCGGAGCGCATTTGGACGGCCCGATCGAAGACCTGAGCTTCGCCGCGGACACCGCGGAGAGCTACCAGTGGACCACCGACCTGGGACATGCCACGCCGCAGGGGATTCCGACCAACCGGACCATTGCCCGCGAGGCTGTCGGGGTCGTCGGTGCCATCACGCCGTGGAACTTCCCGCACCAGATCAATCTGGCCAAGGTCGGCCCGGCACTCGCGGCGGGCAACACCCTGGTCCTCAAGCCCGCACCGGACACCCCGTGGGTCGCCGCGGTGCTCGGTGAACTGATCACCCAGCACACCGACTTCCCGGCGGGCGCCATCAACATCGTCACGTCCCGGGACCACGGCGTCGGCGCCTTGCTGTCGAAACACGCTGACGTGGACATGGTTTCGTTCACCGGCTCGACCGCCACCGGTCGCGCCGTGATGACCGATGCCGCGGAGACCATCAAGAAGGTGTTCCTGGAACTCGGTGGCAAGTCGGCATTCCTGGTGCTCGACGACGCCGATGTCGCCGCCGCGTGCGCGATGGCCGCGTTCACGGCGTCGATGCACGCCGGCCAGGGGTGCGCGATCACCACCCGGCTCGTGGTGCCGCGGGCCCGTTACGACGAGGCCGTTGCGGCCGCCGCCGGCACGATGGGCGGCATCAAGCCCGGTGATCCGTCCAGCCCGCGCACCGTCTGCGGGCCGGTGATCTCGGCCCGCCAGCGTGACCGGGTGCAGGGCTACCTCGACCTCGCCCTCCAAGAAGGTGGCACGTTCGCCTGTGGTGGCGGCCGGCCGGCCGACCGCGACAAGGGCTTCTTCATCGAGCCGACCGTCATTGCTGGCCTGGACAATTCGGCTCGCGTCGCCCGCGAGGAGATCTTCGGGCCCGTGCTCACCGTCATCGCCCACGACGGCGACGACGACGCCGTCCGCATCGCCAACGACTCGCCGTACGGCCTGTCCGGCACGGTGTTCTCGGCCGACCCGCAGCGGGCGGCCGGCGTGGCGGCGCGGCTGCGGGTCGGCACCGTCAACGTCAACGGCGGCGTCTGGTACTCCGCCGACGCACCGTTCGGCGGATACAAGCAGTCCGGCAACGGACGGGAGATGGGCATCGCCGGGTTCGAGGAATACCTGGAGACCAAGTGCATCGCCACGCTGGCCACGTAG
- a CDS encoding EspA/EspE family type VII secretion system effector, whose product MEPLDAFLLMWERARATFGEGVPHDRSEFDKSEQLRELQDQVKAAGPGSHWTGGAADRYADANAKHAQTLGRLADLDKRVGDELERSADVVNGGRRELDALKRWVTDLADESKKTPTAAADHALWSAIGKASGDVADIIQRSHTDLSGVAGRIQSLDSEFDDF is encoded by the coding sequence GTGGAGCCGCTGGATGCCTTCCTGCTGATGTGGGAGCGGGCCCGCGCGACCTTCGGCGAGGGCGTTCCGCACGACCGCTCCGAGTTCGACAAGAGCGAGCAGTTGCGTGAGCTGCAGGATCAGGTGAAGGCCGCGGGTCCCGGTTCGCACTGGACCGGCGGCGCGGCCGACCGCTATGCCGACGCCAACGCCAAGCACGCCCAGACCCTCGGCCGGCTGGCCGACCTCGACAAGCGTGTGGGCGACGAACTCGAGCGGTCCGCGGACGTGGTCAACGGCGGACGGCGCGAACTCGACGCGCTCAAGCGGTGGGTGACCGACCTCGCCGACGAATCGAAGAAGACGCCGACCGCTGCCGCCGACCACGCGCTGTGGTCGGCGATCGGCAAGGCCAGCGGCGACGTCGCCGACATCATCCAGCGCTCCCACACCGACCTGTCGGGAGTCGCCGGCCGAATCCAGAGCCTCGACAGCGAGTTCGACGACTTCTGA
- a CDS encoding NAD(P)-dependent oxidoreductase, with amino-acid sequence MSSDVKLGYIGLGNQGAPMAKRLAEWPGGLTVFDMRAEAMAPFAELGATLADSIAEVAKADVISVTVLNDEQVRDVVAQLAEHAEPATVIAIHSTIEPTTAVELAEQLRPKGIHIVDAPVSGGAHAASKGELAVMVGADDDAYDKVKPVFKQWASLVVRAGEPGAGTKMKLARNMLTFIGFAAACEAQKLAEASGIDLQKLGRVVRHSDAQSGGPGAIMARDDTKPLAPDHFLYNMFVHTRGLAEKDLSLALGLGSTVGVDLPLAELALANLAEGLGVPHPKES; translated from the coding sequence ATGAGTTCGGATGTGAAACTGGGCTATATCGGCCTGGGCAACCAGGGCGCACCGATGGCCAAGCGACTGGCCGAATGGCCCGGCGGGCTGACCGTTTTCGACATGCGCGCCGAGGCCATGGCGCCGTTCGCCGAGCTCGGCGCCACCCTGGCCGACAGCATCGCCGAGGTCGCCAAGGCCGATGTCATCAGCGTGACGGTGCTCAACGACGAGCAGGTCCGTGACGTCGTGGCGCAGTTGGCCGAGCATGCCGAACCCGCTACCGTCATCGCGATCCACTCCACCATCGAACCCACCACCGCGGTCGAACTGGCCGAGCAGTTGCGGCCCAAGGGGATTCACATCGTCGACGCGCCGGTGAGCGGCGGCGCCCATGCGGCGAGCAAGGGTGAGCTGGCCGTGATGGTCGGCGCCGACGACGACGCCTACGACAAGGTCAAGCCCGTCTTCAAGCAGTGGGCGTCGCTGGTGGTGCGGGCCGGCGAGCCGGGCGCGGGCACCAAGATGAAGCTGGCGCGGAATATGCTGACGTTCATCGGTTTTGCCGCGGCATGTGAGGCGCAGAAGCTGGCCGAGGCATCGGGCATCGATCTGCAGAAGCTGGGGCGCGTCGTCCGGCACAGTGACGCGCAGTCCGGTGGACCCGGCGCCATCATGGCGCGCGACGACACCAAGCCGCTGGCGCCCGACCACTTCCTCTACAACATGTTCGTCCACACCCGCGGGCTGGCGGAGAAGGATCTGTCGCTGGCACTCGGGCTGGGTTCGACTGTGGGAGTGGACCTTCCGCTTGCCGAGCTGGCGCTGGCCAACCTCGCCGAGGGCCTCGGCGTACCGCACCCGAAGGAGTCATGA
- a CDS encoding TetR/AcrR family transcriptional regulator, whose protein sequence is MSSDAVAALTSTGQEADDQPRNRRQEETFQKVLAAGREMLRESSYADLTVRAVAARAKVAPATAYTYFSSKNHLIAEVYLDMVRQVPYFTDVNQTRASRVEQALRSLALVVADEPGVAAACTTALLSGDDETVRKVRDRIGGEIHKRIRSAVGPDADPRLLSALEMTYFGALVNAGSGVYTYHQIADRLSYVVGLIVGDNA, encoded by the coding sequence GTGTCCAGCGATGCAGTGGCCGCCCTCACAAGCACCGGCCAAGAAGCGGACGACCAGCCGCGCAACCGCCGCCAGGAGGAAACCTTCCAGAAGGTCCTGGCCGCCGGTCGCGAGATGCTGCGGGAATCGTCCTACGCCGATCTGACGGTGCGGGCCGTCGCGGCGCGCGCCAAGGTCGCACCGGCTACCGCCTACACCTACTTCTCGTCCAAGAACCACCTCATCGCCGAGGTGTACCTGGACATGGTTCGGCAGGTGCCCTACTTCACCGACGTGAACCAGACGAGGGCCAGCCGTGTCGAGCAGGCACTGCGCAGCCTCGCGCTCGTGGTCGCCGACGAACCGGGGGTGGCGGCCGCCTGCACGACGGCCCTGCTGTCCGGCGACGACGAGACGGTCCGCAAGGTGCGCGACCGCATCGGTGGCGAAATCCACAAACGCATCCGCTCGGCCGTCGGCCCCGACGCCGATCCGCGCCTGCTGTCCGCCCTCGAGATGACGTACTTCGGTGCGCTCGTCAACGCCGGCAGCGGCGTCTACACCTATCACCAGATCGCCGACCGGCTTTCCTATGTCGTCGGACTCATCGTGGGAGACAACGCGTGA
- a CDS encoding SDR family oxidoreductase, whose amino-acid sequence MARFEPHPSRRPAIVAGASSGIGAATATALAARGFPVALGARRVEKCQELVDQIKAEGGEAIALPLDVTDTASVENFVAKATAALGDIEVLVTGAGDTNFGRLHEMSTDEFAEQLQIHLVGANRMARAVLDGMVERRRGDLIFVGSDVALRQRPHMGAYGAAKAGLVAMVTNFQMELEGTGVRASVVHPGPTMTSMGWSLPAEKIGPALEDWAKWGQARHSYFLRAADLARAITFVAETPRGGFIANMELQPEAPLTEAKDRQSLALGEQGMPEPADARSNESK is encoded by the coding sequence ATGGCCCGTTTCGAACCACACCCTTCCCGCCGCCCTGCCATCGTGGCCGGCGCCTCGTCCGGCATCGGCGCCGCGACGGCGACGGCACTCGCCGCGCGCGGCTTCCCGGTCGCGCTCGGCGCCCGCCGAGTGGAGAAGTGTCAGGAACTCGTCGACCAGATCAAAGCCGAAGGCGGAGAAGCAATTGCGCTGCCGCTCGACGTCACCGACACCGCATCGGTCGAGAACTTCGTCGCCAAGGCGACGGCCGCTCTCGGGGACATCGAGGTCCTGGTCACCGGCGCCGGCGACACCAACTTCGGCCGGCTGCACGAGATGAGCACCGACGAGTTCGCCGAGCAGTTGCAGATTCACCTCGTCGGCGCCAACCGGATGGCCCGCGCCGTTCTCGACGGCATGGTCGAGCGCCGGCGTGGCGACCTGATCTTCGTCGGCTCCGACGTGGCGCTGCGCCAGCGTCCGCACATGGGCGCCTACGGCGCCGCGAAGGCCGGGCTGGTCGCGATGGTCACCAACTTCCAGATGGAGCTGGAAGGCACTGGCGTCCGCGCCTCGGTGGTGCATCCCGGCCCGACCATGACGTCCATGGGCTGGAGCCTGCCGGCCGAGAAAATCGGCCCGGCCCTTGAGGATTGGGCCAAGTGGGGGCAGGCCCGCCACAGCTACTTCCTGCGCGCGGCGGACCTGGCCCGTGCCATCACGTTCGTCGCCGAGACCCCGCGCGGCGGGTTCATCGCCAACATGGAACTACAGCCCGAGGCGCCACTGACCGAGGCCAAGGACCGTCAGTCGCTCGCGTTGGGCGAGCAAGGGATGCCGGAACCCGCGGACGCGAGGAGCAATGAGAGCAAATGA
- a CDS encoding SDR family oxidoreductase has product MSRFENRVAIVTGAGGGIGQVYAEALAREGAAVVIADINVEGAEKVAAGIKADGGKALAVRVDVSDIDSANDMAAQAVAEFGGIDYLVNNAAIFGGMKLDGLLTVDWDYYRKFMSVNLDGALVCTRAVFPHMEKRGGGAIVNQSSTAAWVYANFYGLAKVGVNGLTQQLSRELGWRNIRINAIAPGPIDTEANRSTTPQAIVKQIVQTLPLARMGTPEDLAGMCLFLLSDEASWITGQIFNVDGGQIIRS; this is encoded by the coding sequence ATGAGCAGGTTCGAGAACAGGGTCGCGATCGTGACCGGCGCGGGCGGCGGCATCGGCCAGGTCTACGCCGAGGCGTTGGCCCGCGAGGGTGCCGCCGTCGTCATCGCCGATATCAACGTCGAAGGCGCCGAGAAGGTGGCCGCCGGCATCAAGGCCGACGGCGGCAAGGCGCTGGCCGTGCGGGTCGACGTGTCGGACATCGACTCCGCCAATGACATGGCCGCCCAGGCCGTCGCGGAGTTCGGCGGCATCGACTACCTGGTGAACAACGCCGCGATCTTCGGCGGCATGAAGCTCGACGGCCTGCTGACCGTCGACTGGGACTACTACCGCAAGTTCATGAGCGTCAACCTCGACGGGGCGCTGGTGTGTACGCGCGCGGTTTTCCCGCACATGGAGAAGCGCGGCGGCGGGGCCATCGTCAACCAGTCCTCGACTGCCGCATGGGTTTACGCCAACTTCTACGGTCTGGCCAAGGTCGGCGTCAACGGCCTGACGCAGCAGCTCTCCCGTGAGCTGGGGTGGCGCAACATCCGGATCAACGCGATCGCGCCGGGCCCCATCGACACCGAGGCCAACCGCAGCACCACGCCGCAGGCCATCGTCAAGCAGATCGTCCAGACCCTGCCGCTGGCGCGGATGGGCACGCCCGAGGATCTCGCCGGCATGTGCCTGTTCCTGCTGTCCGACGAGGCCAGCTGGATCACCGGGCAGATCTTCAACGTCGACGGCGGACAGATCATCCGGTCATGA